The Hypomesus transpacificus isolate Combined female chromosome 3, fHypTra1, whole genome shotgun sequence genome has a window encoding:
- the slc7a14a gene encoding probable cationic amino acid transporter, producing the protein MASGLVGKLDPRRIQWGAAWHTFTSRVLRTKPVESMLDSGSSATGAHGTRLARVLSTVDLVSLGVGSCVGTGMYVVSGLVAKEMAGPGVIVSFIIAAVASILSGVCYAEFGVRVPKTTGSAYTYSYVTVGECVAFFIGWNLILEYLIGTAAGASALSSMADSLANHSISNFMTTHIGTLNGLGKGEQSYPDLLALVIAILVTVIVALGVKNSVGFNNILNVINLMVWVFIMIAGMFFVDGANWDDGRFLPFGWSGVMQGAATCFYAFIGFDIIATTGEEAKSPNTSIPYAITASLVTCLTAYVSVSVVLTLMVPYSEIDADAPLMEMFAMHGCLFAKYIVAVGSIAGLTVSLLGSLFPMPRVIYAMAGDGLLFKFLANVSPYTETPAVACVVSGCLAALLSLLVSLRDLIEMMSIGTLLAYTLVSLCVLLLRYQPESDIHGFVNFLSEEQNNRKKEGVLAECEKDACSPISEADEYGGVATNTCGAKNLPSLGDNEMLIGKPDKTAYTASHPNYGTVDMTTGIESEESETGFSRRLKKLIGPRYYTLRIRLGLPGKMDRPTVVTGKTVTVCVLLLFIIFFVFCSFIIFGAGYIGEGRWWAVFLLVFLIIFIALLVVIILQQPENPKRLPYMAPCVPFVPASAMLVNIYLMLKLSAITWIRFAVWCLVGVLIYFGYGMWNSTLEISARQQEVHASTYQRYDQGVDEGFTGFDDDFYPPTNDAWGAPEGGSGLTPPPANEAGVDGTAPKGGAKSIANHGLAEEDPMDF; encoded by the exons ATGGCCTCAGGCCTGGTGGGTAAGCTGGACCCTCGGAGGATCCAATGGGGCGCCGCCTGGCACACCTTCACCTCCAGGGTGCTGAGGACCAAGCCGGTGGAGTCCATGTTGGATTCGGGCTCGTCGGCCACCGGCGCCCACGGGACCAGGCTGGCCCGGGTCCTGTCCACGGTGGACCTGGTGTCGCTAGGCGTGGGCAGCTGCGTCGGCACGGGCATGTACGTGGTCTCCGGGCTGGTTGCCAAGGAGATGGCGGGGCCAGGGGTCATCGTGTCCTTCATTATCGCCGCGGTGGCCTCGATACTTTCGG GAGTGTGTTATGCAGAGTTTGGGGTGCGTGTGCCTAAGACCACAGGCTCCGCCTACACCTACAGCTACGTGACGGTGGGCGAGTGTGTGGCCTTTTTCATTGGCTGGAACCTGATCCTGGAGTACCTGATTGGTACAGCCGCGGGGGCGTCGGCCCTCAGCAGCATGGCTGACTCGCTGGCCAATCACAGCATCAGCAACTTCATGACAACGCACATTGGGACACTCAATGGCctag gtaaGGGAGAGCAGTCTTATCCCGATCTGCTGGCTTTGGTGATAGCCATCCTGGTGACTGTGATTGTGGCTCTGGGGGTGAAGAACTCTGTTGGCTTCAACAACATTCTCAATGTCATCAACCTCATGGtctgggtgttcatcatgatcGCCGGAATGTTCTTTGTCGACGGAGCCAACTGGGACGACGGACGCTTCCTCCCCTTTGGGTGGTCAGGG gtgatgCAGGGAGCGGCCACCTGCTTCTATGCCTTCATCGGCTTCGACATCATCGCCACGACGGGGGAGGAGGCCAAGAGCCCCAACACCTCCATCCCCTACGCCATCACGGCCTCGCTCGTCACCTGCCTCACCGCCTATGTCTCT GTGTCGGTGGTCCTGACTCTGATGGTGCCCTACAGTGAGATCGACGCTGACGCTCCACTGATGGAGATGTTTGCCATGCACGGCTGTCTGTTTGCCAAGTACATCGTGGCTGTGGGCTCTATCGCCGGGCTGACTGTGTCCCTGCTGGGCTCCCTGTTCCCCATGCCCAGGGTCATATACGCCATGGCCGGGGACGGCCTGCTCTTCAA gttcCTGGCCAACGTGTCTCCCTACACAGAGACACCAGCAGTGGCGTGTGTGGTGTCAGGGTGTCTGGCGgccctgctgtctctgctggtCAGCCTGAGAGACCTGATCGAGATGATGTCCATCGGCACCCTGCTGGCCTACACTCTG gtTAGTCTGTGTGTACTGCTGCTACGCTACCAGCCCGAGAGTGACATCCATGGCTTCGTCAACTTCCTGTCCGAGGAACAGAACAACAGGAAGAAGGAAGGTGTGCTGGCCGAGTGTGAGAAGGACGCCTGCTCACCAATCAGCGAAGCCGATGAGTATGGAGGCGTGGCCACGAACACATGTGGAGCCAAAAACCTCCCGTCGCTAGGCGACAATGAGATGCTGATCGGCAAACCCGATAAAACCGCGTACACGGCCAGCCACCCTAATTATGGCACGGTTGACATGACGACGGGCATCGAATCCGAGGAGTCGGAAACCGGGTTCTCGCGGCGGTTGAAGAAGCTCATTGGTCCACGTTACTACACTCTGAGGATCCGATTGGGTCTCCCGGGAAAGATGGACCGGCCCACCGTGGTCACGGGGAAGACGGTGACCGTGTGCGTGCTTCTGCTATTCATCATCTTCTTCGTCTTCTGCTCCTTCATCATCTTCG GGGCGGGCTACATAGGTGAGGGTCGCTGGTGGGCGGTTTTCTTGCTGGTTttcctcatcatcttcatcgCCCTGCTGGTCGTCATCATCCTCCAGCAGCCGGAGAACCCCAAGCGTCTACCATACATGGCCCCCTGCGTTCCTTTCGTCCCCGCCTCCGCCATGCTCGTCAACATTTACCTCATGCTCAAGCTGTCCGCCATCACCTGGATTCGTTTCGCCGTGTGGTGCCTtgtgg gtgtgctTATCTACTTTGGCTACGGCATGTGGAACAGTACTCTGGAGATCTCAGCCAGGCAACAGGAGGTCCACGCCTCCACCTACCAGCGCTACGACCAGGGCGTGGACGAGGGATTCACCGGCTTCGACGACGACTTCTACCCCCCTACCAACGACGCCTGGGGGGCCCCCGAGGGGGGATCTGGGCTGActccaccccctgccaacgAGGCCGGAGTGGATGGGACGGCACCGAAGGGCGGGGCTAAGAGCATAGCCAATCATGGCCTGGCGGAGGAGGATCCGATGGATTTCTGA